A DNA window from Patescibacteria group bacterium contains the following coding sequences:
- a CDS encoding ankyrin repeat domain-containing protein, with amino-acid sequence MSNLPTQNLAPDNISEAYRTRFFRAFCPDLGSPTGCCGRDHCKFVLAVANKDLATMENLMAWDGSEYCHSQSQGMGRTRLHLAALHGRSEAVENLLLEGKDINCRDDYGNTPFALAMIEHQHGAADLLVRLGADINCANKLGRTILHEAAWHNWRDSTDIMLCWGQDRLLQVNYFDQNFQLPVDDALSMGNYDLATLLVKFGAITAIHSKAQMLGEWVGDSAFHYVWRNSPLKGVLARRDLDLFKALVTPDSVFRHHLVYEANLIIRHAHEIFQDAHSNFVLAIADHFRSLIRQSAEESVGVNELLAQLECA; translated from the coding sequence ATGAGTAATTTACCAACTCAGAACCTTGCCCCTGATAATATTTCAGAGGCATACAGAACTCGTTTTTTCCGAGCTTTTTGCCCGGACCTCGGCAGCCCGACGGGTTGCTGCGGCAGAGATCACTGCAAGTTCGTCTTGGCGGTGGCAAACAAAGACCTCGCAACCATGGAAAACTTGATGGCATGGGACGGGAGCGAGTATTGCCACAGCCAAAGTCAGGGCATGGGGAGGACACGACTTCATTTGGCGGCCCTTCATGGCCGAAGTGAAGCAGTGGAAAATCTCCTGCTCGAAGGCAAGGACATTAACTGCCGGGATGACTATGGCAACACACCATTTGCCCTGGCAATGATCGAGCATCAACATGGAGCGGCCGACCTGCTGGTCCGTCTTGGCGCCGATATCAACTGCGCCAACAAGCTTGGCAGAACGATTCTGCACGAGGCCGCATGGCATAATTGGCGTGACTCCACTGACATTATGCTCTGCTGGGGGCAGGATCGCCTCCTCCAGGTCAATTACTTCGACCAGAACTTTCAATTACCAGTCGATGACGCTCTGTCGATGGGCAACTACGACCTTGCGACATTGCTGGTAAAGTTTGGAGCGATCACCGCCATCCATAGCAAAGCACAAATGCTTGGCGAATGGGTTGGCGACAGCGCCTTCCACTACGTGTGGCGGAATTCTCCCCTCAAAGGCGTTCTTGCGCGGCGCGACCTTGACCTTTTCAAGGCTCTGGTCACACCCGACTCCGTCTTTCGACACCATTTGGTGTACGAGGCGAATCTGATCATCAGACATGCTCATGAGATTTTCCAGGACGCGCACTCTAACTTTGTCCTGGCGATCGCGGATCACTTCCGAAGCCTGATTCGGCAATCTGCCGAAGAAAGCGTAGGCGTGAATGAACTGCTTGCACAATTAGAATGTGCTTAG
- a CDS encoding ZIP family metal transporter encodes MALIVSLATIISTFLGGLFAIRFKDKLHLILGFSAGSVIGVAFFDLLPESLALASGTYSINTTMLLIAFGFVFYMLLDRAFSLHGHSHGEHCENPDHSGKLGASALIFHSFLDGLVIGLAFKVSPAVGWIVAAAVLAHSFSDGINTVSMILKEKGSKKQALKWLILDALAPALGVLTALLLNVSETTLGLILAVFTGFFFYIGASDLIPESHHHHPTFWTTFMTILGMAVLYFAIRLAL; translated from the coding sequence ATGGCCCTAATCGTAAGTCTCGCTACAATTATCAGCACTTTTCTGGGCGGTCTTTTCGCGATTAGATTCAAAGACAAATTGCATTTGATCCTCGGTTTTTCGGCCGGCTCCGTGATTGGTGTCGCCTTTTTTGACCTGCTTCCGGAATCACTGGCTCTGGCCAGCGGCACATATAGCATTAACACCACCATGCTCCTGATTGCCTTCGGATTTGTATTTTATATGCTCCTAGACAGAGCCTTTTCACTTCATGGCCATAGCCACGGTGAGCACTGCGAGAATCCAGATCATAGCGGAAAATTGGGTGCCTCAGCTTTGATCTTCCATAGCTTCCTGGACGGTCTTGTCATTGGCCTCGCTTTCAAAGTCTCCCCTGCAGTCGGCTGGATTGTAGCGGCCGCTGTCCTGGCCCATAGCTTCTCTGACGGAATCAACACGGTCAGTATGATTTTGAAGGAGAAGGGCAGCAAGAAACAAGCACTCAAATGGCTGATTTTGGACGCTTTGGCTCCTGCTCTCGGTGTGTTAACCGCCCTTCTACTCAACGTGAGCGAAACCACACTTGGACTGATCCTGGCCGTATTCACAGGCTTCTTCTTCTACATCGGCGCCAGCGATCTGATCCCAGAAAGTCATCACCATCATCCCACATTTTGGACCACTTTCATGACCATACTCGGTATGGCCGTACTATACTTTGCAATCCGCCTCGCGCTCTGA
- a CDS encoding MBL fold metallo-hydrolase, whose product MTEVKVLIDGYDHEIEGGWIASSTTTLIKLDNKNIVVDPGCNRARLISSLAENNLKTGDIDFVLQTHNHTDHILLSGIFENAKIVTPTELYDNDRQTYYDGQVLGLDLEIIKTPGHSGDSRSFIVKVEGKTYAVAGDLFWWVDGEGQKIDRESLANHPDPYAKDIELLKKNRQKILDLADFIIPGHGKMFANKKG is encoded by the coding sequence ATGACAGAAGTGAAAGTATTAATTGACGGTTATGACCATGAAATTGAAGGTGGCTGGATCGCCAGTTCTACAACTACCTTGATTAAATTAGACAACAAAAATATTGTAGTTGATCCCGGTTGCAATCGTGCTAGACTAATTAGCTCTTTGGCGGAAAATAATCTGAAAACAGGGGACATAGATTTTGTCCTGCAAACTCACAATCATACTGATCACATACTACTTTCGGGGATTTTCGAAAACGCCAAAATCGTTACGCCCACAGAATTATATGACAACGATCGCCAGACCTATTATGATGGTCAAGTCCTGGGGCTGGATCTAGAAATTATCAAAACTCCTGGCCACAGCGGAGATTCTCGTTCATTTATTGTCAAGGTCGAAGGAAAAACTTACGCCGTAGCCGGAGACTTATTTTGGTGGGTAGATGGGGAGGGGCAGAAAATTGACCGTGAAAGTCTGGCCAATCATCCTGACCCCTACGCCAAAGATATAGAATTACTCAAAAAGAATCGTCAGAAAATATTAGATCTCGCCGATTTCATCATCCCTGGCCACGGGAAAATGTTTGCAAATAAAAAAGGCTGA
- a CDS encoding thioredoxin domain-containing protein codes for MRDKIIFVLIGAVLISGLSYALIKGRVKLPTSSVASEKAEILKVKADDHVRGSLDAPITIVEYSDFQCPYCVKYAFTLQEIMVAYPGKIKWVFRHYPLPFHQAAKGAGISAEAAGNQGKFWEYADILFEKSQADGTGLANDDFVQYALQLGMDVNQFSSDAADPKYEQKINSNTADGDKLKITGTPASFMIDSKGNIQDLTGNVPYDQLKLKIDAILNK; via the coding sequence ATGAGAGATAAGATTATTTTCGTGTTGATAGGGGCTGTTTTGATCTCGGGGCTTAGCTATGCGTTGATTAAAGGTCGGGTGAAATTGCCTACATCAAGTGTCGCATCCGAAAAAGCGGAAATATTGAAAGTAAAAGCAGACGATCATGTTCGCGGTAGTTTGGACGCGCCAATCACCATTGTCGAATATTCTGACTTCCAGTGCCCATATTGTGTCAAATACGCCTTTACTCTCCAGGAAATCATGGTCGCTTATCCAGGCAAGATCAAATGGGTATTTCGTCACTATCCTCTGCCGTTTCACCAAGCAGCCAAGGGCGCTGGTATTTCGGCTGAAGCGGCCGGAAATCAGGGGAAATTCTGGGAGTACGCCGACATATTGTTTGAGAAATCACAGGCCGATGGCACGGGGCTGGCAAACGATGATTTCGTCCAATACGCACTACAACTCGGGATGGACGTAAATCAATTTAGTAGTGACGCCGCTGACCCGAAATATGAGCAAAAGATCAACAGCAACACTGCTGACGGAGATAAGCTCAAAATTACCGGCACTCCGGCCAGCTTCATGATCGACAGCAAGGGCAATATTCAGGATTTGACGGGCAATGTTCCCTACGATCAATTGAAACTAAAGATTGACGCGATACTAAATAAATAG
- a CDS encoding DUF4202 family protein — translation MEDTLQKTVKFVNDSFGGKKAHYVQTLHWLFVLKPDASLALQIAAYGHDVERAFKKDKGDRMRLMYEKPEQLTEHQEKSAAIMYDFIIHEFADSSLADSVKEIISKHEIGGTDDQNLLKDADSLSYLEVNAPRHVGHLGEVPGSEMRDKFRWMYERISSKKAKELAAPYYEKALNLLEEALRNII, via the coding sequence ATGGAAGACACACTACAAAAGACTGTCAAATTCGTTAACGACTCGTTTGGGGGCAAGAAGGCACATTATGTTCAGACTTTGCATTGGTTGTTCGTGCTAAAGCCCGATGCTAGCTTGGCTCTGCAAATTGCCGCCTATGGCCATGATGTCGAGCGAGCATTCAAAAAAGACAAGGGCGATCGAATGAGATTAATGTATGAAAAGCCAGAACAGCTAACCGAGCATCAAGAAAAAAGCGCGGCCATAATGTATGATTTTATCATACATGAGTTTGCTGATAGCAGTTTGGCTGATTCTGTCAAAGAAATAATCTCAAAACATGAAATTGGGGGGACGGACGATCAAAATCTGCTCAAAGACGCAGACTCTTTAAGCTATCTAGAAGTAAATGCGCCTAGACACGTCGGCCACCTCGGCGAAGTTCCAGGCTCGGAAATGCGAGACAAATTCCGATGGATGTACGAGAGAATCTCCTCAAAGAAGGCAAAAGAGCTTGCCGCTCCGTATTACGAAAAAGCTCTAAACTTGCTTGAGGAAGCCTTGCGGAATATAATCTAA
- a CDS encoding DEAD/DEAH box helicase, which yields MQTQKRRQSASYYFMPAKAQGNRFSHGSRGNFRGSQGPRKRSFSESIDVSKFVKKASPKVETVYESERTFADFGFCPEVYKNLAYKKYTKPTPIQDQAIPYVKEGRDIIGLANTGTGKTAAFLLPLIEKVYKDRDQKVIVIAPTRELALQIEVELRDFSWNMKIFSATCVGGMPIFKQIQNLRRNPAFVIGTPGRLKDLAEKGYIDFTKFNNVVLDEVDRMLDMGFVDEIREILNKIPAERQTLFFSATMPPKIKELTSKFLTDPITVEVKSGETADNVEQDIIRVRSKDSKFVQLTDLLKTPDFKKVLIFAETKSEVDKLATNLKHEGFRADCIHGDKRQRERARSLTQFKTNDVKILVATDVAARGLDIKDITHVINYTVPQTYTDYIHRIGRTGRGNSMGMALTFVPGY from the coding sequence ATGCAAACGCAAAAAAGGCGCCAATCCGCCTCTTATTACTTTATGCCTGCAAAAGCACAGGGCAACAGATTCTCTCACGGTTCGAGAGGAAATTTTCGTGGTTCTCAGGGACCTCGCAAGCGTAGCTTTAGCGAGTCAATCGACGTATCGAAATTCGTTAAAAAAGCCTCTCCAAAAGTTGAGACTGTTTACGAATCAGAACGTACTTTCGCTGACTTCGGCTTCTGCCCAGAAGTTTACAAGAATTTGGCTTACAAGAAATACACCAAGCCAACTCCGATTCAGGATCAAGCTATCCCATATGTCAAAGAGGGACGAGACATTATCGGCTTGGCCAATACAGGAACAGGCAAAACTGCTGCTTTCCTCTTGCCTTTGATCGAAAAAGTTTATAAGGACAGAGATCAGAAGGTAATTGTGATCGCTCCTACTCGCGAGCTCGCTCTACAGATCGAAGTTGAACTTCGTGACTTTTCATGGAATATGAAAATCTTCTCCGCTACCTGTGTTGGTGGTATGCCAATCTTCAAGCAAATTCAAAATCTGCGCCGCAATCCTGCCTTCGTAATCGGTACTCCTGGTAGATTGAAAGATCTAGCTGAGAAGGGATATATCGATTTCACCAAATTCAACAATGTTGTTTTGGACGAGGTTGACCGAATGCTGGACATGGGTTTTGTTGATGAAATCAGAGAAATTTTGAACAAAATCCCAGCCGAAAGACAGACTCTCTTCTTCTCAGCTACTATGCCTCCAAAAATCAAAGAATTGACAAGCAAATTCCTGACTGATCCGATCACGGTCGAGGTCAAATCAGGCGAAACTGCCGACAACGTCGAGCAGGATATCATCCGCGTCAGAAGCAAAGATTCCAAATTTGTTCAGCTGACAGACCTTCTCAAGACTCCAGATTTCAAAAAAGTCTTGATCTTCGCTGAGACCAAATCTGAAGTTGATAAATTGGCTACCAATTTGAAACATGAAGGTTTCAGAGCCGATTGTATCCATGGCGACAAGAGACAGCGCGAACGCGCACGATCCCTGACCCAGTTCAAGACCAACGATGTCAAAATCTTGGTTGCGACCGACGTCGCCGCTCGTGGACTTGATATCAAGGATATCACTCACGTCATCAATTACACTGTTCCTCAGACCTACACTGACTATATTCACCGAATCGGCCGTACCGGCCGCGGTAACAGTATGGGTATGGCACTCACTTTCGTACCTGGCTACTAA